A DNA window from Pseudomonas wuhanensis contains the following coding sequences:
- a CDS encoding glutamine synthetase family protein: protein MTEPLLSFDALKRAAASGEIDTVLVCMVDMQGRLVGKRFQVEFFIDSGHEETHCCNYLLADDIDMEPVPGYAAASWSKGYGDFVLKPDMATLRRVPWLECTALVLCDVLDHHHRRDLPHSPRAILKKQVERLRERGYTGMFASELEFYLFDESYEAIHERNYHKPKTAGHYIEDYNILQTTREEPVLRAIRKHLQACGIPVENSKGEWGAGQEEINIRYADALTMADHHVIIKHACKEIAQLQGKAITFMAKWRYDAAGSSSHVHNSLWDKNAKKPLFFDPKAEFGMSKLMRSWVAGQLKYANDITCFLAPYINSYKRFQAGTFAPTRAVWSRDNRTAGFRLCAEGSKAIRIECRIGGADLNPYLAFAALIAAGLAGIDEKLALAPPFEGDAYVDEHLPEVSKTLREACAALKASSMLREAFGDEVIDHYVHTAEWEQKEYDRRITDWELQRGFERY, encoded by the coding sequence ATGACCGAGCCCCTCCTCAGCTTTGATGCACTCAAGCGCGCCGCTGCCTCCGGCGAGATCGATACGGTGTTGGTCTGCATGGTCGACATGCAAGGACGACTGGTCGGCAAGCGATTCCAGGTCGAGTTTTTCATCGACAGCGGCCATGAAGAAACCCACTGTTGCAATTACCTGCTGGCCGACGACATCGACATGGAACCAGTGCCGGGTTACGCCGCGGCCAGCTGGAGCAAAGGCTATGGCGACTTCGTACTGAAACCCGACATGGCCACCTTGCGTCGCGTGCCGTGGCTTGAATGCACGGCGCTGGTGCTCTGCGACGTGCTCGATCATCACCACAGAAGAGACCTGCCACACAGCCCGCGGGCGATCCTGAAAAAACAGGTCGAGCGCCTGCGCGAACGCGGCTATACCGGCATGTTCGCCTCGGAGCTGGAGTTCTATCTGTTCGACGAGAGCTATGAGGCGATCCACGAGCGCAACTACCACAAGCCGAAGACCGCCGGCCATTACATCGAGGATTACAACATCCTGCAGACCACCCGCGAGGAGCCGGTCCTGCGGGCGATTCGCAAACACCTGCAGGCCTGCGGCATTCCGGTGGAAAACTCCAAGGGTGAATGGGGGGCGGGGCAGGAAGAGATCAACATCCGTTATGCCGACGCCCTGACCATGGCCGATCACCACGTGATCATCAAGCACGCCTGCAAGGAGATCGCGCAACTGCAGGGCAAGGCGATCACGTTCATGGCCAAGTGGCGCTATGACGCCGCCGGTTCCAGCAGCCATGTGCACAATTCGCTATGGGACAAGAATGCCAAGAAGCCGCTGTTCTTTGATCCCAAGGCGGAGTTTGGCATGTCGAAACTGATGCGCTCCTGGGTGGCCGGGCAGCTCAAATACGCCAACGACATCACCTGTTTTCTCGCGCCCTATATCAACTCGTACAAGCGCTTTCAGGCCGGTACTTTCGCGCCGACTCGGGCCGTGTGGAGTCGGGACAATCGCACCGCAGGCTTTCGTTTGTGCGCAGAAGGCAGCAAGGCCATCCGCATCGAATGCCGCATCGGCGGTGCCGACCTCAATCCTTATCTGGCCTTCGCCGCCTTGATCGCTGCCGGGCTGGCCGGTATCGACGAGAAACTTGCCTTGGCGCCACCCTTCGAGGGCGACGCCTACGTCGACGAGCACTTGCCTGAAGTGTCGAAAACCCTGCGCGAGGCCTGCGCCGCGCTCAAGGCGTCGAGCATGTTGCGCGAGGCATTTGGTGATGAAGTGATCGACCACTACGTGCACACAGCCGAATGGGAACAGAAAGAGTACGACCGGCGAATCACCGACTGGGAACTGCAGCGCGGCTTCGAGCGCTACTGA